The following are encoded in a window of Longimicrobium sp. genomic DNA:
- a CDS encoding class I SAM-dependent methyltransferase produces MLYEDQATRFDERAGIPARAAEAAADALVAITGLGAGDTLLDVGAGTGSLSLPLARRAGRYVGFDRSPAMLDVFRARLVDAGLAAELVVADGNARWPVDDRAVSVIFCARALHHLDPEHVVAETRRVLRSPGGWLALGRVRRPLDSPKSVMRRQMRRLLAERGHPGRSADAGAEAVLAGLARRGGRREEPRVAARWTVEHRPADSIAAWEGKGGLAGIDVPAEVKARVLADLAAWAAERFGNLDAALPQQESLEITAIHVPIA; encoded by the coding sequence GTGCTCTACGAAGACCAGGCCACACGGTTCGACGAACGGGCCGGCATCCCCGCCAGGGCGGCGGAGGCGGCCGCGGACGCGCTCGTGGCCATCACCGGCCTCGGCGCGGGCGACACGCTGCTCGACGTGGGCGCGGGGACGGGCTCGCTCAGCCTGCCGCTCGCCCGGCGCGCGGGGCGCTACGTCGGCTTCGACCGCTCGCCGGCGATGCTGGACGTCTTCCGCGCGCGGCTGGTGGACGCCGGCCTCGCCGCGGAGCTCGTGGTGGCGGACGGGAACGCGCGCTGGCCGGTGGACGACCGCGCCGTGTCCGTGATCTTCTGCGCGCGGGCGCTGCACCACCTCGATCCCGAGCACGTGGTCGCGGAGACGCGGCGGGTGCTGCGGTCGCCGGGCGGGTGGCTGGCGCTGGGGCGCGTGCGGCGGCCGCTCGATTCGCCCAAGAGCGTGATGCGGCGCCAGATGCGGCGGCTGCTGGCGGAGCGGGGCCACCCCGGCCGCAGCGCCGACGCCGGCGCGGAGGCCGTCCTCGCCGGCCTGGCGCGGCGCGGCGGGCGGCGCGAGGAGCCGCGGGTGGCCGCGCGGTGGACGGTCGAGCACCGCCCCGCGGACTCGATCGCCGCGTGGGAGGGAAAGGGCGGGCTGGCGGGGATCGACGTTCCCGCCGAGGTCAAGGCCCGCGTCCTCGCCGACCTCGCCGCGTGGGCGGCGGAGCGCTTCGGGAACCTGGACGCCGCGCTGCCGCAGCAGGAATCGCTGGAGATCACCGCCATCCACGTCCCGATCGCCTGA